One window from the genome of Echinicola vietnamensis DSM 17526 encodes:
- a CDS encoding Kelch repeat-containing protein, with the protein MFAFTKMYLLASLISGFILLQSLFNGGLKFHGNEQAINQRTSYTVFGEHDTKFSNQFDIDFSLSLSPVEEIGYILRIKTGVNNRIFNIFYDNQGNHIVFKFNEEGKTNLIVARMDKAQLFNQQWFDMKVSFDLIGDSITLTIGNETFTAKNLQLQDSYHPKILFGKSDHIIDVPAFSIKNLSIIGKETYHFPLYENKGNIVHDINGTPYGNVINPDWLKNYAYYWKHLTSFKSASVAGANYNPQKEEIYYYNRDSLWTYNVRSGSTRTVIFDQKCPVELILGTNFIDSVQNKLYTYEVYYDFAYQGPTVASLNLDTYQWTEESHQQLPTQLHHHGSFIDSSRYSIFGGFGNMKYSKNFFSFDLKKKEWELNEGFTGDVITPRYFSSVGYQPEKNNLYILGGMGNESGDQSVGRKYYYDLYQVDMDTKHVTKLWEIPWKNDNVVPVRGMVILNDSSLYTLCYPEHFSDSFLHLYRFSLKDGSFEILGDSIPIRSDKITTNANLYFDKGLNNLYAVVQEFEDDISSDLKIYSLAFPAITREELSDFPTKQQGKIPLWILLFGIGAICLGWWMYKKLKSKSTDAIKSPKEEVEIIHTPRTPQSEPPNSIHLFGNFMVRDVNGKDITYMFSTQLKQVFCLILQYSLSEDGITSQHLSNLLWPDKPADKVKNSRGVTINNLRKTLGELNGIELVHEKGHYKIILHEKAYCDYARCLQLIATHKMDEHRDEFARIVSRGKFLYLLDDPLFDLFKEEAETKLEPALILEMEKSFTHESFTTTISLAEALFNIDPLNETALAYQLKAMQKLNMIEDSKLAYRTFGIEYKHATGKDFHRSYQSIIS; encoded by the coding sequence ATGTTCGCATTTACAAAAATGTACTTATTAGCTTCTTTGATTTCTGGTTTTATTCTCCTACAGTCTTTATTTAACGGAGGACTTAAATTCCATGGAAACGAACAAGCAATAAACCAGCGCACATCCTATACTGTTTTTGGAGAGCATGACACGAAATTTTCAAATCAATTTGACATCGACTTCAGTTTATCACTAAGTCCCGTCGAAGAAATCGGGTATATTCTCAGGATCAAAACCGGAGTGAACAATCGGATATTCAATATATTTTACGACAATCAGGGGAACCATATCGTTTTTAAATTCAATGAAGAGGGAAAAACCAACCTTATCGTAGCCAGAATGGACAAGGCTCAATTGTTTAACCAGCAATGGTTTGACATGAAAGTCTCGTTTGACCTCATCGGTGATTCCATCACGCTTACCATTGGTAATGAAACTTTTACCGCCAAAAACCTACAACTTCAAGATAGCTACCATCCCAAGATTCTTTTCGGTAAAAGTGATCACATCATCGATGTCCCTGCATTCTCAATCAAAAACCTATCTATTATCGGAAAGGAAACATATCATTTTCCACTATATGAAAACAAAGGTAATATCGTCCACGATATCAACGGGACCCCTTATGGCAACGTAATCAATCCAGATTGGCTAAAAAACTATGCCTATTATTGGAAACATCTGACTTCGTTTAAATCAGCATCTGTAGCCGGAGCAAATTACAATCCCCAAAAGGAGGAAATTTACTATTACAACCGAGATTCACTCTGGACCTACAATGTTCGTTCAGGTAGCACAAGAACCGTAATTTTCGATCAAAAATGTCCTGTAGAACTCATCTTGGGCACTAATTTTATCGATAGTGTCCAAAACAAATTATACACCTACGAAGTGTATTATGACTTCGCATACCAAGGCCCTACTGTGGCCAGTCTTAACTTAGACACCTATCAATGGACCGAAGAAAGCCACCAACAACTCCCTACCCAACTCCATCACCATGGATCGTTTATCGATTCCTCCCGATACAGCATCTTTGGAGGCTTTGGGAATATGAAGTACAGTAAAAATTTCTTTTCCTTTGATTTGAAAAAAAAAGAATGGGAGCTTAATGAGGGGTTTACGGGAGATGTCATCACCCCGCGCTACTTTTCTTCTGTCGGATACCAACCTGAAAAAAATAATTTATATATTCTTGGTGGCATGGGAAACGAGTCTGGGGACCAATCCGTGGGAAGAAAATACTACTATGACCTCTATCAGGTGGACATGGATACCAAGCACGTTACCAAACTTTGGGAAATACCATGGAAAAACGACAACGTTGTTCCTGTACGGGGCATGGTAATTTTAAACGACTCCAGTCTTTACACACTTTGCTACCCTGAACATTTCTCCGATTCTTTTCTTCACCTATATCGCTTCTCCCTAAAGGATGGCAGCTTTGAAATACTTGGGGATTCCATCCCTATCCGATCTGACAAAATCACAACCAACGCTAACCTCTATTTCGATAAAGGACTCAATAACCTATATGCCGTAGTGCAGGAATTTGAAGATGATATATCCTCAGATCTAAAAATATATTCCTTAGCTTTCCCTGCTATTACTAGGGAGGAGTTATCAGATTTCCCAACAAAACAACAGGGCAAAATTCCTCTATGGATATTGCTATTTGGAATCGGAGCAATTTGCTTAGGATGGTGGATGTACAAAAAGCTAAAATCAAAATCTACGGATGCCATTAAAAGTCCTAAGGAAGAAGTGGAAATAATCCATACTCCAAGGACTCCCCAATCCGAACCGCCCAATTCCATCCACTTATTCGGCAACTTTATGGTGCGAGATGTCAATGGAAAGGACATCACTTACATGTTCAGCACACAGCTTAAACAGGTGTTTTGTCTTATCCTCCAATACAGTCTATCGGAAGACGGGATTACTTCGCAGCACCTCAGCAATTTACTTTGGCCAGATAAACCTGCGGACAAGGTCAAAAATTCTCGTGGTGTAACAATCAATAACCTACGCAAAACCTTGGGCGAGCTGAATGGAATTGAATTGGTCCATGAAAAGGGACACTACAAAATTATCCTCCATGAAAAGGCTTATTGTGACTATGCAAGGTGTCTTCAACTTATCGCTACTCATAAAATGGATGAACATAGAGATGAGTTTGCCAGAATCGTATCGAGGGGAAAATTCCTATATCTCTTGGATGACCCCTTGTTCGACTTATTCAAAGAAGAAGCGGAGACAAAACTAGAGCCGGCCTTGATATTAGAAATGGAAAAGAGCTTCACCCACGAATCGTTTACTACTACGATTTCACTGGCAGAAGCCCTTTTCAATATCGACCCTTTAAATGAAACAGCATTGGCTTACCAACTTAAGGCCATGCAGAAACTCAATATGATAGAAGACTCCAAACTTGCTTACAGGACCTTTGGCATCGAATACAAACATGCCACCGGCAAGGATTTTCATCGCTCTTATCAAAGCATTATTTCTTAA